Proteins from one Niallia circulans genomic window:
- the purC gene encoding phosphoribosylaminoimidazolesuccinocarboxamide synthase — MEKRALLYEGKAKRVYGTSDENIVWLEYKDSATAFNGEKKATITGKGRLNNEITSLLFLKLKDLGIESHFIEKLSETEQLVKKVSIIPLEVVVRNLAAGSFSKRLGIKEGQPLSKPLVEFYYKDDSLGDPILTDDHIEELKLATKEEVAILKKNALEVNKALSAFFAELGIRLIDFKLEFGKDANGEIMLADEVSPDTCRLWDIETNAKLDKDVFRRDLGNLTEAYENILARLGGKQHV, encoded by the coding sequence ATGGAAAAGAGAGCTTTATTGTACGAAGGAAAAGCAAAAAGAGTTTATGGAACGTCTGACGAAAATATCGTGTGGCTGGAATACAAAGATTCAGCAACAGCGTTCAACGGTGAGAAGAAGGCAACTATCACTGGCAAAGGCCGTTTAAATAATGAGATTACTAGCTTGCTATTTTTGAAGCTAAAAGATTTAGGGATTGAATCCCACTTTATCGAAAAGCTGTCAGAAACAGAGCAGTTAGTAAAAAAAGTATCAATCATTCCATTAGAAGTTGTTGTACGGAACTTAGCTGCAGGAAGCTTCTCAAAAAGATTAGGAATAAAAGAGGGGCAGCCATTATCAAAGCCTCTTGTTGAATTTTATTATAAGGATGACTCTCTTGGTGATCCAATCTTAACAGATGATCATATTGAAGAGCTTAAGCTTGCGACAAAAGAAGAAGTTGCAATATTGAAAAAAAACGCCCTTGAAGTAAATAAAGCGTTAAGTGCTTTCTTTGCAGAACTTGGCATTCGTCTTATAGATTTCAAGCTTGAATTTGGTAAGGATGCAAACGGAGAGATAATGCTAGCAGATGAAGTTTCTCCTGACACATGCCGCTTATGGGACATAGAGACAAATGCGAAATTGGATAAGGATGTATTTCGTCGCGATTTAGGAAATTTGACAGAAGCATATGAGAATATTCTAGCTAGATTAGGGGGAAAACAACATGTTTAA
- a CDS encoding carbohydrate ABC transporter permease: MDTIHKKTKAAKWIVAIILAAGGILMVLPFIWMVLSSLKTDTEIMQFPPTILPQDPTMDNFKELFSAFNFLVYFKNTMIIVICSFGGLFLNAMAGFGFAKYTFKGKNFLFYIVLATMMIPGQVTMIPVYLILNAMGLTNTMAGIVLPGLVGAFGIFLFRQFMSTISNELFEAARLDGASEWKIFWRIVLPVSRPVFAVQGILTFIGAWNSFLWPLIIANDEKYYTLSVGLQLLKGQYASNYALQMAGSTFMIIPIIIVFLVFQKYILQGFNVSGLK; the protein is encoded by the coding sequence ATGGATACAATACATAAAAAAACGAAGGCTGCCAAATGGATTGTTGCCATCATTCTTGCAGCAGGCGGTATACTGATGGTGCTTCCTTTCATTTGGATGGTGTTATCCTCACTAAAAACTGACACAGAGATTATGCAGTTTCCACCAACGATTTTGCCGCAGGATCCCACTATGGATAATTTTAAAGAACTATTCTCTGCTTTTAATTTTCTTGTTTATTTTAAGAACACAATGATTATCGTTATTTGTTCGTTTGGAGGACTTTTCCTTAATGCGATGGCAGGGTTCGGTTTTGCCAAGTATACCTTCAAAGGAAAAAACTTTCTTTTCTACATAGTGCTTGCGACCATGATGATTCCAGGGCAAGTTACCATGATTCCAGTGTATTTAATCTTGAATGCGATGGGATTAACGAATACAATGGCAGGAATTGTCCTTCCTGGTTTAGTAGGTGCGTTTGGAATATTTTTGTTTCGGCAGTTTATGTCAACAATATCAAATGAACTGTTTGAAGCAGCGAGGCTGGATGGTGCTAGTGAGTGGAAAATCTTTTGGAGGATAGTTCTTCCGGTTTCGCGCCCTGTTTTTGCCGTACAAGGTATACTAACCTTTATTGGTGCTTGGAATTCCTTCTTATGGCCGTTAATTATCGCCAATGATGAAAAATACTACACACTATCTGTCGGGCTGCAGCTGCTAAAAGGGCAATATGCAAGCAATTATGCCTTGCAAATGGCAGGTTCTACCTTCATGATTATCCCCATTATTATCGTATTTTTAGTGTTTCAGAAGTATATTTTGCAAGGCTTTAATGTATCTGGCTTGAAGTAA
- the purE gene encoding 5-(carboxyamino)imidazole ribonucleotide mutase, giving the protein MTAQVGVIMGSKSDWETMKHACDILDMLEVSYEKKVVSAHRTPDLMFEYAESARERGLRAIIAGAGGAAHLPGMVAAKTTLPVIGVPVQSRALNGLDSLLSIVQMPGGVPVATVAIGKAGATNAGLLAAQIIAAFEPELAERIASMREKTRNEVLESSDELV; this is encoded by the coding sequence ATGACTGCTCAAGTTGGCGTTATTATGGGAAGCAAATCAGACTGGGAAACAATGAAGCATGCCTGCGACATTTTAGATATGCTGGAAGTGAGTTATGAAAAGAAGGTTGTCTCTGCACACCGCACTCCAGATTTAATGTTTGAATATGCCGAGAGTGCAAGAGAGCGCGGGTTGCGTGCCATCATTGCAGGTGCAGGAGGTGCTGCTCACTTACCAGGAATGGTTGCAGCTAAAACAACGTTGCCTGTTATTGGCGTTCCTGTTCAATCACGAGCATTAAACGGTCTTGACTCCCTATTATCCATTGTGCAGATGCCTGGCGGTGTTCCTGTTGCAACAGTGGCGATCGGCAAAGCCGGTGCTACGAACGCCGGATTGCTTGCAGCACAGATAATAGCAGCCTTTGAACCGGAGTTAGCCGAAAGAATTGCCTCAATGAGAGAAAAAACAAGAAACGAGGTTTTGGAAAGTAGTGATGAACTTGTCTAA
- the purL gene encoding phosphoribosylformylglycinamidine synthase subunit PurL — MSLMLEPSPEQIKSEEIYKQMGVTDEEFAMVEKILGRKPNYTEIGLFSVMWSEHCSYKNSKPVLRKFPTTGPQVLQGPGEGAGIVDIGDGQAVAFKIESHNHPSAIEPYQGAATGVGGIIRDVFSMGARPIAILNSLRFGELDNARTKYLFEEVVAGIAGYGNCIGIPTVGGEIAFDASYAGNPLVNAMCVGLINHEDIKKGQAHGVGNTVMYVGAKTGRDGIHGATFASEELTENSDENRPAVQVGDPFMEKLLLEACLELIHSDALVGIQDMGAAGLASSSAEMASKAGSGIEMNLDLVPQREVGMTAYEMMLSESQERMLIVVKKGREQEIKDLFHKYDLEAVAIGVVTDDKMLRLLHKGQVVANVPADALAEDAPVYHKPSAEPQYFRDFQALENAVPAVENYGEALVSLLKQPTIASKEWVYDQYDYMVRTNTVVAPGSDAAVVRIRGTKKALAMTTDCNARYLYLDPETGGKIAVAEAARNIVCSGAEPLAITDNLNFGNPEKPEIFWQIEKAADGISEACLALNAPVIGGNVSLYNETNGTAIYPTPVIGMVGLIKDTKDITTQSFKASGDLIYVLGETKDEFGGSELQKLLEGSISGKSPVLDLEVEKSHQAAVLTAIRAGIVESAHDLAEGGLAVAAAESLFGPNSLGAKLDLQGNPVSALFSESQSRFLLSIKPENKEQFESLVPAALIGEVTNDNNLTISQGENILIKEQVEVLESAWRGAIPCLLK, encoded by the coding sequence ATGTCGTTAATGCTTGAGCCAAGTCCAGAACAAATTAAGTCAGAAGAAATTTACAAACAAATGGGTGTTACGGACGAAGAATTCGCAATGGTCGAAAAAATTCTTGGCCGAAAGCCTAACTACACTGAAATTGGACTATTTTCAGTTATGTGGTCTGAGCATTGCAGCTACAAAAACTCTAAGCCAGTATTAAGAAAGTTCCCGACAACAGGCCCGCAAGTATTACAAGGACCTGGAGAAGGTGCTGGTATTGTTGACATTGGCGATGGTCAAGCGGTGGCATTCAAAATCGAAAGCCATAACCATCCATCTGCAATCGAGCCTTATCAAGGGGCAGCAACAGGTGTTGGCGGAATCATTCGTGATGTGTTCTCAATGGGAGCTAGACCAATTGCAATTCTGAACTCACTGCGTTTTGGCGAACTGGATAATGCACGTACGAAATATCTGTTTGAAGAGGTTGTTGCAGGTATTGCAGGCTATGGAAACTGTATCGGTATTCCGACTGTTGGCGGAGAAATTGCCTTTGATGCTTCTTATGCAGGCAACCCGCTTGTAAATGCGATGTGTGTTGGATTAATCAATCATGAAGACATCAAAAAAGGCCAGGCGCATGGTGTTGGCAATACTGTTATGTATGTTGGAGCAAAAACAGGTCGTGACGGTATTCATGGTGCGACATTTGCTTCTGAAGAGCTTACAGAGAATTCGGATGAAAATCGTCCAGCAGTTCAAGTTGGTGATCCATTCATGGAGAAGCTGTTACTTGAGGCGTGCTTGGAATTGATTCACTCTGATGCGTTAGTTGGTATTCAGGATATGGGTGCAGCTGGGCTTGCAAGCTCAAGTGCAGAAATGGCGAGCAAGGCTGGATCTGGTATCGAAATGAATCTTGATTTAGTGCCACAGCGTGAAGTTGGCATGACAGCATATGAAATGATGCTGTCTGAATCTCAAGAACGTATGCTTATCGTTGTTAAAAAAGGCAGAGAGCAAGAAATCAAGGATCTTTTCCATAAATATGACTTAGAGGCTGTTGCTATCGGTGTCGTTACAGATGATAAAATGCTGCGACTTCTTCATAAAGGCCAAGTAGTTGCAAATGTACCGGCAGATGCTTTGGCAGAGGATGCTCCTGTTTATCATAAACCATCTGCAGAGCCACAATATTTCCGTGATTTCCAAGCACTGGAGAATGCGGTACCAGCAGTGGAGAATTATGGCGAAGCGTTAGTTAGCTTGCTGAAGCAGCCAACTATTGCTTCAAAGGAATGGGTATATGACCAATATGATTATATGGTTCGTACTAATACTGTTGTTGCTCCTGGATCAGATGCTGCAGTTGTTCGTATCCGCGGAACGAAAAAAGCATTGGCAATGACGACAGACTGTAATGCTCGCTACCTTTATCTTGATCCAGAAACAGGCGGGAAAATTGCAGTTGCAGAGGCAGCACGTAATATTGTCTGCTCAGGTGCAGAGCCGTTGGCAATAACAGATAACTTAAACTTCGGAAATCCGGAGAAGCCGGAAATCTTCTGGCAAATTGAAAAGGCTGCTGACGGGATTAGTGAAGCATGCTTGGCACTTAATGCTCCTGTCATTGGCGGTAACGTATCCTTATACAATGAAACAAACGGCACAGCTATCTATCCAACGCCAGTAATCGGTATGGTTGGTTTGATTAAAGATACAAAGGACATAACAACACAAAGCTTTAAAGCGAGCGGTGACCTTATTTATGTACTAGGTGAAACGAAGGATGAATTTGGTGGAAGTGAGCTGCAAAAGTTGCTTGAAGGTTCCATTTCTGGTAAATCACCTGTATTAGACTTAGAAGTAGAGAAGAGCCATCAGGCTGCTGTTCTTACGGCAATAAGAGCAGGCATTGTTGAATCAGCACATGATTTAGCAGAAGGCGGCTTGGCAGTTGCTGCAGCAGAGAGTCTGTTTGGACCTAACTCATTGGGCGCGAAGCTAGATCTTCAAGGAAACCCAGTCTCTGCACTATTCAGTGAATCTCAATCTCGTTTCTTGCTTTCTATTAAACCAGAAAACAAAGAGCAATTTGAAAGCTTAGTTCCTGCAGCACTTATTGGAGAAGTAACAAATGATAACAATCTTACTATTAGCCAAGGGGAAAATATTCTGATTAAGGAACAGGTGGAAGTGTTAGAGTCCGCCTGGAGAGGAGCAATTCCATGCTTGCTGAAATAA
- the purB gene encoding adenylosuccinate lyase codes for MIDRYTRPEMGNIWTEQNRFQAWLEVEILACEAWVKLGEIPEEDVKKIRENASFDIARIQEIEQDTRHDVVAFTRAVSETLGEERKWVHYGLTSTDVVDTALSYLIRQANEIILKDLENFIEVLKNKAVEHKYTVMMGRTHGVHAEPTTFGLKLALWHEEMKRNLERFKTAAAGVEFGKISGAVGTYANIDPFVEQYVCEQLGLQPAPISTQTLQRDRHAEYMASIALIATSIEKFAVEIRGLQKSETREVEEFFAKGQKGSSAMPHKRNPIGSENMAGLARVIRGYMMTAYENVPLWHERDISHSSAERIILPDATIAINYMLNRFSNIVKNLTVFPENMKRNMDRTLGLIYSQRVLLALIDKGLTREEAYDTVQPRAMESWEKQVPFRELVEGDSIISAKLTTEEIDDCFDYHFHIKHVDTIFNRLGL; via the coding sequence ATGATCGATCGTTACACAAGACCAGAAATGGGAAATATTTGGACTGAACAAAATCGTTTTCAAGCATGGCTTGAAGTGGAGATTCTAGCATGTGAAGCATGGGTAAAGCTAGGAGAAATTCCTGAAGAAGACGTTAAAAAAATTCGTGAAAATGCATCCTTTGACATTGCGCGTATTCAAGAAATAGAGCAAGATACACGCCATGATGTTGTTGCATTTACAAGAGCTGTTTCAGAAACATTGGGAGAAGAGCGTAAATGGGTTCATTACGGCTTAACTTCAACAGATGTTGTGGATACTGCATTATCTTACTTAATTAGACAGGCCAATGAAATCATTTTGAAAGACTTGGAAAACTTTATTGAAGTCTTGAAAAATAAAGCCGTTGAACATAAATACACAGTAATGATGGGGCGCACACACGGTGTTCATGCTGAACCGACAACATTCGGTTTGAAGCTTGCATTATGGCATGAGGAAATGAAACGCAATTTAGAACGCTTCAAGACTGCTGCTGCAGGTGTTGAATTTGGAAAGATTTCAGGAGCGGTTGGAACATATGCCAATATCGATCCTTTTGTTGAGCAATATGTATGTGAGCAGTTAGGGCTGCAACCAGCACCGATTTCCACACAAACATTACAGCGTGACCGTCATGCAGAATATATGGCATCAATTGCTTTGATTGCAACATCTATTGAAAAATTTGCTGTTGAGATTCGCGGACTGCAAAAGAGTGAAACAAGAGAAGTAGAAGAGTTTTTCGCAAAAGGTCAAAAAGGCTCTTCGGCAATGCCGCATAAGCGCAATCCAATCGGTTCTGAAAATATGGCAGGTCTTGCTCGTGTTATCCGCGGTTATATGATGACTGCTTATGAGAATGTGCCGTTATGGCATGAAAGAGATATCTCTCATTCTTCTGCTGAGAGAATTATTCTTCCAGATGCAACGATTGCCATCAACTATATGTTGAACAGATTCAGCAATATCGTTAAAAACTTGACTGTATTCCCTGAGAATATGAAGCGTAACATGGATCGCACTTTGGGCTTGATTTATTCGCAGCGAGTGCTGTTAGCTTTAATTGATAAAGGACTTACAAGAGAAGAGGCATACGACACAGTTCAGCCAAGAGCAATGGAATCATGGGAAAAGCAAGTTCCTTTCCGCGAATTGGTTGAAGGTGACTCTATCATTTCAGCAAAATTGACTACTGAAGAAATTGACGATTGCTTTGATTACCATTTCCACATTAAGCATGTGGATACAATCTTCAACAGACTAGGACTTTAA
- the purS gene encoding phosphoribosylformylglycinamidine synthase subunit PurS, protein MFKVKVYITLRESVLDPQGNAVKGSLHSLNYQEVNDVRIGKYLELTLEKSDRNVDELVKEMCEKLLANTVIEDYTYEVEEVVAQ, encoded by the coding sequence ATGTTTAAAGTTAAAGTATATATCACATTAAGAGAAAGTGTTTTAGATCCACAAGGAAATGCAGTGAAAGGGTCTCTTCATTCACTTAACTATCAAGAAGTAAATGATGTCCGCATCGGAAAGTACTTAGAGCTTACTTTAGAGAAGTCTGATAGAAATGTAGATGAGCTTGTAAAGGAAATGTGTGAAAAGCTGTTGGCAAACACAGTAATTGAAGATTACACGTATGAGGTTGAGGAGGTTGTTGCACAGTGA
- a CDS encoding NETI motif-containing protein codes for MGKKMKFEVLENETISECLDRIQKEGYTPVKRIEKPIFKETIVNGQKSYEPVASQVIFEAVQLEG; via the coding sequence ATGGGCAAAAAAATGAAGTTTGAAGTGCTAGAGAATGAAACAATAAGTGAGTGTTTAGATAGGATTCAAAAGGAAGGCTACACTCCAGTGAAAAGAATAGAGAAACCTATCTTTAAAGAAACAATTGTAAACGGACAAAAATCATATGAGCCTGTAGCCAGCCAAGTTATTTTTGAAGCAGTGCAGTTGGAAGGGTAA
- a CDS encoding DUF2179 domain-containing protein, translated as MLENSVTMVVIILVINIVYVSFFTIRMILTLKGQRYMAAFISTIEVVVYVIGLGLVLDNLDQIQNLIAYAVGYGIGVIVGMKIEEKLALGYITVNVITKEYDRDLPKALREKGYGVTSWAAHGLEGDRMALQILSPRKYELKLYDTIKTLDPKAFIIAYEPKTIHGGFWVKSVKRGKLFNGQKNEV; from the coding sequence ATGCTGGAGAACAGTGTTACAATGGTCGTAATCATATTAGTCATCAATATTGTCTATGTGTCATTTTTTACAATAAGGATGATATTAACATTAAAGGGACAGAGATATATGGCTGCTTTTATCAGTACGATAGAAGTGGTAGTTTATGTAATTGGTCTTGGTCTGGTTTTGGATAATCTCGATCAGATACAAAATTTAATTGCATATGCAGTTGGTTATGGTATTGGTGTTATTGTAGGAATGAAAATAGAAGAGAAGCTTGCATTAGGATACATAACAGTTAATGTCATTACAAAAGAATATGACAGAGATTTACCGAAAGCTCTGCGAGAAAAAGGTTATGGAGTTACGAGCTGGGCTGCACACGGATTGGAAGGAGACAGAATGGCTCTGCAAATACTGTCGCCGCGAAAATATGAGCTAAAACTCTATGATACGATTAAAACTTTGGATCCAAAAGCGTTTATCATTGCCTATGAGCCGAAGACAATACATGGAGGTTTCTGGGTAAAAAGTGTTAAGAGAGGAAAATTATTTAATGGGCAAAAAAATGAAGTTTGA
- the purK gene encoding 5-(carboxyamino)imidazole ribonucleotide synthase → MNLSNSVILPGQTIGIIGGGQLGRMMALAAKAQGYRIAVLDPTEDSPCGQVADYKIVDAYNSIEGIQQLAQISDVITYEFENIDAEGLDWLQTNAYVPQGSSVLEITQDRISEKQAIQQAGVKVAPFEVIENAADLEAALATLGYPAVLKTARGGYDGKGQYVIRSSNEVKEAAKLLTSGRCVLEKWIPFEKEISVIVTRGTNGESAVFPVSENIHIHNILHESIVPARISDHAKENAIAKAGIIAEHLQLVGTLAVEMFLCSNDDIYINELAPRPHNSGHYTIEACETSQFEQHIRAVCGVPLGSTKLLRPAVMVNILGEHQAPIIDKLPELQDWKVHLYGKQEPKEKRKMGHATLLRSSVEIALDEIDRSNIWSLQTEKIGG, encoded by the coding sequence ATGAACTTGTCTAACTCAGTGATTCTCCCAGGTCAAACTATTGGTATAATTGGTGGTGGGCAATTAGGCAGAATGATGGCATTAGCTGCGAAGGCACAAGGATATCGAATTGCTGTATTGGATCCAACAGAAGACTCACCGTGCGGCCAAGTTGCTGATTATAAGATCGTCGATGCTTATAACAGTATAGAAGGGATACAGCAACTGGCACAGATAAGTGATGTTATCACATATGAATTTGAAAATATTGATGCAGAAGGCTTGGATTGGCTTCAAACAAATGCATATGTGCCACAAGGGTCTTCGGTGTTGGAAATAACACAGGATCGGATTAGCGAAAAACAGGCGATTCAACAAGCAGGAGTTAAGGTTGCTCCATTTGAAGTAATTGAAAATGCAGCAGATTTAGAAGCAGCATTAGCAACGTTAGGCTATCCAGCTGTGTTGAAAACAGCTCGCGGAGGCTATGATGGAAAAGGGCAATATGTTATTCGTTCCAGCAATGAGGTAAAGGAAGCAGCAAAGCTGCTAACAAGCGGCAGATGTGTTCTGGAAAAGTGGATTCCATTTGAAAAAGAAATATCTGTGATAGTGACAAGAGGAACGAATGGGGAAAGTGCTGTATTTCCAGTAAGTGAAAACATTCATATCCATAATATTCTTCATGAATCAATTGTACCTGCAAGAATAAGCGACCATGCGAAAGAGAATGCAATAGCGAAGGCAGGAATTATTGCCGAGCATCTGCAGCTTGTCGGAACATTGGCCGTAGAAATGTTCTTATGCAGTAATGATGACATCTATATCAATGAGTTAGCGCCACGACCACATAACTCAGGGCATTATACAATAGAAGCATGTGAAACCTCTCAATTTGAGCAGCATATTAGAGCAGTATGCGGAGTGCCGCTTGGAAGCACGAAGTTATTGAGACCAGCAGTTATGGTTAATATATTAGGTGAACATCAAGCTCCTATTATCGATAAACTACCTGAGTTGCAAGACTGGAAAGTTCATCTTTACGGGAAACAAGAACCAAAGGAAAAGCGCAAGATGGGGCACGCAACATTACTGCGTTCTTCTGTCGAAATTGCCCTTGATGAAATAGACAGGTCTAATATTTGGAGCCTGCAAACAGAAAAAATCGGAGGATAA
- the purF gene encoding amidophosphoribosyltransferase, whose protein sequence is MLAEIRGLNEECGVFGVWGHTDAAQLAYYGLHSLQHRGQEGTGIVATDGEKLKGIKGEGLVAEVFTQEAMKELTGKAAIGHVRYATAGGGGYENVQPLLFHFQSGSMALAHNGNLVNANALKSQLEAQGSIFQTSSDTEVLAHLIRRGGFNAFNERVKNALTMIKGAYAFLILTETELMVALDPNGMRPLSLGKLGDAYVVASETCAFDVVGAEFIRDVLPGELLIIDDNGFRSEMFSVASNIAMCTMEYVYFSRPDSNINGINVHTARKNLGKRLAFEAPIEADVVTGVPDSSISAAIGYAEETGIPYELGLIKNRYVGRTFIQPSQTLREQGVKMKLSAVRGVVEGKRVIMVDDSIVRGTTSRRIVTMLREAGATEVHVLISSPPIKNPCFYGIDTSTKEELIASKYSVEELREIIGADSLIFLSTEGMVDAIGRTEEGETRGSCLACFTGKYPTEIYPPALQSYEKV, encoded by the coding sequence ATGCTTGCTGAAATAAGAGGGTTAAATGAGGAATGTGGAGTCTTTGGTGTTTGGGGACATACAGATGCTGCTCAACTAGCATATTATGGCCTGCACAGCCTGCAGCACAGAGGTCAAGAGGGTACTGGGATTGTTGCAACAGACGGCGAGAAGCTTAAAGGCATCAAAGGAGAAGGCCTTGTTGCAGAGGTTTTCACACAGGAAGCAATGAAGGAATTGACAGGTAAAGCAGCAATCGGACACGTTCGTTATGCAACAGCAGGGGGCGGAGGCTATGAAAATGTTCAGCCCCTCCTGTTCCATTTCCAAAGTGGAAGCATGGCGCTTGCCCACAATGGTAATCTTGTTAACGCAAATGCATTGAAGAGTCAGTTAGAAGCACAAGGAAGTATTTTTCAAACAAGCTCTGATACAGAAGTACTGGCACATTTAATTAGAAGAGGAGGCTTCAATGCCTTCAATGAGCGAGTAAAAAATGCGCTGACAATGATTAAAGGTGCATATGCTTTCTTAATCTTAACGGAGACGGAGTTAATGGTTGCTCTTGATCCTAATGGCATGAGGCCGCTTTCCTTAGGGAAATTAGGGGATGCTTATGTTGTTGCATCTGAAACATGTGCATTCGATGTTGTCGGTGCAGAATTTATCCGTGATGTTCTGCCGGGAGAGCTGTTAATTATCGATGATAATGGTTTCCGTTCTGAGATGTTCTCTGTCGCTTCCAATATTGCAATGTGTACGATGGAGTATGTGTATTTCTCCAGACCGGACAGCAATATAAATGGTATCAATGTTCATACTGCAAGGAAGAATCTTGGAAAAAGACTTGCTTTTGAAGCGCCGATTGAGGCTGATGTTGTAACAGGTGTTCCTGATTCCAGTATTTCTGCTGCTATCGGCTATGCAGAAGAAACAGGCATTCCATATGAGTTAGGCTTAATTAAGAACAGGTATGTTGGCCGTACCTTTATTCAGCCATCACAAACATTGCGTGAACAAGGAGTAAAAATGAAGCTTTCCGCAGTCCGTGGTGTTGTCGAAGGAAAGCGTGTCATCATGGTTGATGATTCTATCGTGAGAGGTACAACGAGCAGAAGAATCGTGACAATGCTTCGTGAAGCAGGTGCGACAGAGGTGCATGTACTGATTAGTTCACCGCCTATTAAAAATCCATGTTTTTACGGAATAGATACTTCTACGAAGGAAGAACTGATCGCCTCTAAATATTCAGTGGAAGAACTGCGTGAAATCATTGGTGCAGATTCTCTTATTTTCTTGAGCACAGAGGGAATGGTAGATGCTATTGGCAGAACGGAAGAAGGAGAGACTAGAGGTTCCTGCTTAGCTTGCTTTACTGGCAAATACCCGACAGAAATCTATCCTCCTGCACTGCAATCATACGAGAAGGTGTAA
- the purQ gene encoding phosphoribosylformylglycinamidine synthase subunit PurQ: MKFAVVVFPGSNCDVDMLHAITDELGEEAEYVWHDADSLEGYDGILLPGGFSYGDYLRTGAIARFSNVMKEVVKAAEAGKPVLGVCNGFQILLEAGLLPGAMRRNDNLKFICRPVELKVENSNTMFSNAYNEQEVITVPIAHGEGNYYCDEETLARLQENKQIVFTYNGTNPNGSLDNIAGITNEKGNVLGMMPHPERAVDELLGGADGLKIFQSIVKQWREANVVNA, translated from the coding sequence GTGAAATTCGCGGTAGTCGTATTTCCAGGGTCCAATTGTGATGTCGATATGTTGCACGCAATAACGGATGAATTGGGAGAAGAAGCAGAATACGTATGGCATGACGCAGATAGCTTGGAAGGTTATGACGGAATTTTACTGCCTGGCGGATTCTCATATGGTGATTATCTCCGAACTGGCGCCATTGCAAGATTCAGCAATGTCATGAAGGAAGTTGTCAAAGCAGCTGAAGCTGGAAAACCAGTATTGGGAGTTTGTAATGGATTTCAAATTTTACTTGAAGCGGGACTTTTGCCAGGAGCAATGAGAAGAAATGACAACTTGAAGTTTATCTGCCGTCCTGTTGAATTAAAGGTAGAAAATAGCAACACAATGTTCTCAAATGCTTACAATGAACAGGAAGTTATTACTGTCCCAATCGCACATGGAGAAGGAAACTACTATTGTGATGAGGAAACATTAGCTAGATTACAAGAAAATAAGCAGATTGTATTCACATATAATGGCACTAATCCAAATGGAAGCTTAGATAATATTGCAGGAATCACGAATGAAAAAGGAAATGTCCTTGGTATGATGCCACATCCAGAGAGAGCAGTAGATGAGCTTTTAGGTGGAGCAGATGGTCTGAAAATTTTCCAATCAATCGTTAAACAGTGGAGGGAAGCAAATGTCGTTAATGCTTGA